From a region of the Aeoliella mucimassa genome:
- the tssK gene encoding type VI secretion system baseplate subunit TssK: protein MSYQAVHWSEGMFLAPQHYQLADRFSAQTLQRDIDWTRPYGWGIRDIEVDQESLANHRFLVRQLRARLPGGEVLSVPDDTTLPVIDLRSCLQKDATVRIFLAVPLHHLARANVAESPESIEARYLVSNAEVPDENLGTDARTVQVRRLNARLLTSQEDHAGFETLPIAQVRRSHRSTSVPEIDPTYVPPLLACDGWQPLHAEVLGRLTEHLGRKRSVLQAQATSRSIDFDCAGQGERLLLEQLRVLNTITAELAVDIQAVGIPPFFAYRQLASIVGQLSVFASEIGLPTIPAYNHDELGKCFFKLRDLIEQQLDEVAEPRYEQRPFMAEGTLLNVELAPNWFDEGHLLLVGVRSSLDTDEVEQLFRSGRFLKVGSRDRANELYLQGAAGLKLTRVGHPPRALPLSTNVSYYLVEKDEALGEWREVMHSLTLAARFGEQVVIDHLPDGQTIVVNFQGHTSTLALSLFAVPKAKARVPFGFEASSTDIPLTV from the coding sequence GTGTCGTACCAAGCCGTCCATTGGAGCGAGGGGATGTTTCTCGCTCCTCAGCACTATCAATTGGCAGATCGATTTAGTGCGCAGACGCTACAACGCGACATTGATTGGACTCGCCCGTATGGTTGGGGGATTCGCGATATTGAAGTCGACCAGGAATCGCTTGCGAATCACCGCTTCCTGGTAAGGCAATTGCGGGCACGATTGCCAGGTGGCGAAGTGCTTTCGGTGCCCGATGACACGACCTTGCCAGTGATCGATTTGCGAAGTTGTCTGCAGAAGGATGCGACTGTTCGCATCTTTTTAGCGGTGCCGCTCCATCATCTGGCGAGAGCCAATGTCGCGGAGTCGCCTGAGAGTATTGAGGCTCGATATCTAGTTTCGAATGCCGAAGTGCCGGATGAGAACCTGGGAACCGATGCGCGAACCGTGCAAGTGCGACGACTCAATGCGAGACTGTTGACTTCGCAGGAAGATCATGCTGGGTTCGAGACTTTGCCAATCGCCCAAGTGCGGCGTTCGCATCGATCGACCTCAGTGCCAGAGATTGATCCGACCTATGTTCCCCCACTTTTGGCATGCGACGGATGGCAGCCGCTGCATGCGGAAGTGCTCGGCCGACTGACCGAGCATCTAGGCAGAAAACGGTCGGTATTGCAGGCGCAAGCTACCAGCCGCTCGATCGATTTCGATTGCGCCGGGCAAGGCGAGCGGTTGTTGCTAGAGCAGTTGCGGGTGCTTAATACAATCACAGCCGAGTTGGCGGTCGATATTCAAGCAGTCGGCATTCCACCTTTCTTTGCCTACCGCCAATTGGCTTCGATCGTTGGTCAGTTGAGCGTGTTTGCATCAGAGATCGGTTTGCCGACAATTCCTGCCTACAACCACGACGAACTTGGAAAATGTTTCTTTAAGCTCCGCGATCTGATTGAGCAGCAGTTGGACGAAGTCGCAGAACCACGGTACGAACAGCGTCCGTTCATGGCCGAAGGCACTCTCTTGAATGTTGAGCTGGCCCCCAATTGGTTCGACGAAGGGCATCTACTGTTGGTCGGAGTGAGAAGCTCTCTAGATACCGATGAAGTAGAGCAGCTGTTCCGGAGTGGTCGGTTCCTGAAAGTAGGGTCGCGAGATCGCGCGAATGAACTCTATCTGCAAGGGGCCGCAGGTTTGAAGCTCACGCGAGTCGGTCACCCTCCGCGAGCGTTACCCCTCAGTACGAATGTCTCCTACTACTTGGTTGAGAAAGACGAGGCACTCGGCGAATGGCGCGAAGTGATGCACTCGCTCACCTTGGCGGCGAGATTTGGCGAACAAGTCGTTATCGATCATCTGCCTGATGGTCAAACGATTGTGGTGAATTTCCAGGGGCACACTAGCACGCTAGCACTATCACTGTTTGCAGTGCCAAAAGCGAAAGCAAGGGTTCCCTTTGGATTCGAGGCATCGAGCACCGACATACCGCTGACTGTATAG
- a CDS encoding MotA/TolQ/ExbB proton channel family protein → MKYTPSFRLACLLLLFSLSGWASIATAQDPPSDNLLQTEETLTAEEIDAVKNPLDSELVQVNWIEELFEGGLTMVFLGILSVALLSLVIERFLTVRTNRFVPKQLFAEVTPLFASKQYDQIRALCDKHKSVSADIIRHCVDYRHLDFPILQSTAADIGAREIEQQESRCNFLSVIAGVAPLLGLLGTMIGMIESFKLVEVFGDEGGASLLAGSISKALITTAVGLVLAIPAVIAYYWARHRVHNVGFAIENETEKLLKYWFLDPRSASAPPSPNSMEQPREHAQTSAESL, encoded by the coding sequence ATGAAGTACACACCTTCGTTTCGACTCGCCTGCCTCCTGTTACTGTTTAGTCTGTCAGGCTGGGCGTCGATCGCGACCGCTCAAGATCCTCCCTCTGATAACCTGCTGCAAACCGAAGAGACCTTAACTGCGGAAGAGATCGACGCGGTAAAAAACCCACTCGACTCAGAACTCGTACAGGTGAATTGGATTGAAGAGCTCTTCGAAGGTGGACTGACTATGGTCTTCCTCGGTATCCTGTCTGTCGCTCTGTTGTCGCTGGTCATCGAACGCTTCTTGACCGTTCGAACGAATCGTTTTGTACCGAAACAGTTGTTCGCAGAAGTGACTCCTCTGTTTGCAAGCAAGCAATACGATCAGATTCGAGCACTCTGCGACAAGCACAAATCCGTCTCGGCCGACATTATTCGACACTGTGTCGACTATCGTCATCTTGATTTCCCCATCCTGCAGTCTACTGCGGCAGACATCGGTGCTCGTGAGATCGAACAGCAGGAGTCTCGCTGCAACTTTTTGAGTGTCATCGCTGGTGTTGCTCCTCTGCTCGGGTTGTTAGGCACCATGATCGGTATGATTGAGTCGTTCAAGCTGGTCGAGGTCTTCGGCGACGAAGGTGGCGCTTCGCTGCTCGCAGGGTCCATTTCCAAGGCCCTTATCACTACAGCCGTAGGCTTGGTGCTAGCGATTCCCGCGGTGATTGCCTACTACTGGGCGCGTCACCGAGTACACAACGTTGGGTTTGCCATCGAAAACGAAACAGAAAAGTTACTCAAATACTGGTTCCTCGATCCGAGAAGTGCCTCCGCCCCCCCATCCCCCAACTCCATGGAGCAGCCACGTGAACATGCGCAAACGTCGGCGGAATCCCTCTGA
- a CDS encoding GGDEF domain-containing protein: MIVSLLAASVVAVIDFLVGDKVPLVVLYLPSIMMLCWAVRPMWAYLAAGICSSAWMVDDLLVLERHHVSPHNLWIASVHFVFFTVITGMLVRLRAAHERERLYARTDALTGLANSKAFHDVADRELARAKRYENQIAVAFIDCDNFKTVNDTLGHRTGDALLKTIAETMEEGVRKMDTAARMGGDEFAILLPEATMEDAQMVISRLRETLLARMEKNGWPVTFSIGVAIYRTLPDSIEDIIHSADVLMYEVKQNTKDAVTFQLVA; the protein is encoded by the coding sequence GTGATCGTCTCGTTGTTGGCTGCTTCGGTGGTGGCCGTGATCGACTTTCTCGTTGGCGACAAAGTGCCTCTCGTGGTGCTCTATCTTCCCTCCATCATGATGTTGTGTTGGGCGGTGCGACCAATGTGGGCGTATCTAGCTGCGGGAATCTGCTCGTCGGCATGGATGGTCGATGATCTTCTCGTGTTAGAGAGGCATCACGTTAGTCCGCACAATCTGTGGATTGCATCGGTGCACTTTGTGTTTTTTACCGTGATTACTGGCATGCTGGTTCGATTAAGGGCCGCTCACGAACGCGAGCGACTCTATGCCCGCACTGACGCACTCACAGGATTAGCCAACTCAAAAGCGTTTCATGATGTTGCCGATCGAGAACTGGCGCGGGCCAAGCGATACGAAAACCAAATTGCGGTTGCCTTTATCGACTGCGATAACTTCAAGACAGTGAACGATACACTCGGGCATCGAACAGGAGATGCTCTGCTCAAGACCATTGCCGAAACCATGGAGGAAGGCGTGCGAAAAATGGACACTGCCGCCAGGATGGGGGGAGACGAGTTTGCTATTCTTCTTCCCGAAGCAACCATGGAAGATGCTCAGATGGTAATCTCTCGCTTGAGAGAGACACTGCTCGCCCGCATGGAAAAGAATGGTTGGCCAGTCACGTTTAGTATCGGTGTGGCAATCTATAGAACCCTGCCTGACTCCATCGAAGACATTATCCACAGTGCTGATGTGTTGATGTACGAGGTAAAGCAGAACACGAAAGATGCAGTCACTTTCCAATTGGTGGCTTGA
- a CDS encoding ExbD/TolR family protein → MRLKKRANPDAEVSMGPLIDCVFLLLIFFLVSTMYKKEIRDIDIIPPESDSAIKLPPDDEQIVLGIDETGRVFWQGQEISRTDLHSRLRSVAATSIDRRIRLDADHETPFELVVELLDVCQFRGLTNVGIRTYDDRYNR, encoded by the coding sequence ATGCGACTTAAAAAAAGAGCCAATCCTGACGCAGAAGTATCGATGGGTCCGCTAATCGATTGCGTCTTTTTGCTATTGATCTTCTTCCTTGTAAGCACCATGTATAAGAAGGAGATTCGGGACATCGATATCATCCCCCCCGAGTCCGATTCCGCGATCAAACTTCCTCCAGATGACGAACAGATCGTGCTTGGTATCGACGAAACAGGGCGTGTTTTCTGGCAAGGGCAAGAGATTTCGCGAACCGATCTTCACTCTCGGCTACGAAGCGTCGCTGCCACGAGCATCGACCGCCGGATACGCTTGGATGCCGATCATGAAACTCCTTTTGAGTTGGTGGTTGAACTATTGGATGTATGCCAATTTCGCGGCTTAACTAACGTGGGCATTCGAACTTACGACGATCGCTATAATCGGTGA
- a CDS encoding ExbD/TolR family protein, producing the protein MRKRRRNPSEPGVMLSPLIDCVFLLLIFFLVTSMIKRFERQIPVTLSDDTSAITTDPMEDSSFVGVDRHGGIYRPTGKTSWGAATFALTTSPNDWLNQVIRTRGEQLPITVVVERGTPFQKVITVQDKLELIGFNNIRFRLRDYALSDTGSAQRLD; encoded by the coding sequence ATGCGCAAACGTCGGCGGAATCCCTCTGAGCCAGGGGTGATGCTCTCGCCATTGATCGACTGTGTATTCTTGCTGCTCATCTTTTTTCTGGTGACCAGTATGATCAAGCGATTCGAACGACAGATCCCAGTCACTTTGTCCGACGACACATCGGCCATTACGACCGATCCAATGGAAGACAGCTCATTTGTGGGGGTTGATCGCCACGGAGGAATCTATCGTCCTACGGGTAAAACTTCTTGGGGCGCAGCCACCTTTGCGCTCACCACTTCTCCCAACGATTGGCTGAATCAAGTGATCCGCACGCGTGGGGAACAATTGCCAATTACCGTAGTGGTGGAACGCGGAACCCCGTTCCAAAAGGTGATTACGGTTCAAGACAAGCTTGAGCTTATCGGATTCAACAACATCCGATTTCGACTGCGAGACTATGCACTCAGCGACACAGGGTCCGCTCAGCGTCTGGACTAA